The Streptococcus iniae genome contains the following window.
AGTAGGCAGATAACCAGCTGTAATCTGCTTGCAGACTTGACCATAAGGCCTTACTAGTCTCAGTAGCATCATTTTGATGGTATAAAATACCAAAGGTGGCAACCACAGTCTCCTTAGCAAGTAGACCTGTTGCTGTTGCTACTGTTGCTCGCCAATTACCAAAACCCAACGGAATGAATAGCCAAGACAAGAGATGCCCTAAACTAGCAAGAATACTTTTGTCAGTCTCTACAGCCTCAAACCTAAGGTTATAAGAAGACATAAACCAAATCAAAATGGTACACACAAAAATAATAGTCCCTGCTCTTTTGACAAAGCTCCAAGCCTTACCTAAAGCATACCTTAAAACAGTCAGAAGATTTGGCAAATGATAAGCTGGAAGTTCCATGATAAAAGGACTTGTCACTCCTCCAAGCATTCTTGTCTTTTTTAGAGCAATACCGGAAAAAACAATAGTTGCAATTCCAATAAAATAAGCACTCGGTGCAATCATGGGATTACTAGGAAAAAAAGCACCTGCAATTAAAGCAATAATAGATAGCTTGGCAGAACAAGGCATAAAGGTGGTTGTCATAATAGTGATGCGACGATCACGTTCATTTTCAATAGTTCTACTGGCCATTATAGCTGGAACACCACAACCCGTTGCAATCAACATTGGAATAAACGATTTTCCTGACAAGCCAAAACGACGGAAAAAACGGTCCATAATAAAAGCAATACGGCTCATGTAACCAATGTCTTCCAAAATACCCAAACAAATAAAAAGGACGAAAATCTGTGGAACAAAACCAACAACCGCACCCACACCTGCAATAATACCATCTAGTAGCAATGATTGTAACCACTGTTCTACTTTCAAGTATGACAAAATACCCTCAACAGTTTGGGGAATATAGTGACCAAAGACAACATCATTAACCCAATCTGTACCGAGAGTTCCTATTGTCTGAATTGATAAAAAGTAAACACCAAACATGGTTAGCGCAAAAATCGGTAGTGCCAAAAAACGATTGGTAACAATGCGATCAATCTTATCTGACAACTGCAATTCAAAATGATTTTCTGTAACCTGAGCCAACTGACAGATTCTCTCAATCAATTGATAGCGTTGATTAATAATAATCGTTTCAGCATCTTCAAAAAAAATAGACTCTGTAATGGAAATAATATCCCTAATCTCAGCTTTGCTTTCAGTAGAAAGCGACACACTTTCTAGGACCAATGGATCTTGTTCAAATAACTTTATACCATTAAAGCGACTCGCTCCTAGTAAAGTCTTGTCCTCAATAAGTGCTTCAATTTGAGATAAGGCAACTTCTAGTCGTTGATCATAAACTGGAAATTGTGGGCTTTTTTTACTGTTTGATAGTAAATGCTTGCTTGTGGTAAGTAGATGATCAAGCCCAGTCTTTTTGAGTGCGCTAATTGCAATCACTGGAATTCCCAGTTGATAGCTTAATTTATCACAATTAATCTGTTTGCCACTGCTGGCTAAAATATCAGACATATTAAGCGCTAAAATCATCGGCAAACCAATTTCAATCAATTGTAGGGTTAAATAGAGACTACGTTCCAAATTAGTTGCATCCACAAGATTAATAATCAATTGTGAATCACCACTCAATAAATAATCACGCGCTATCTTTTCCTCAGGAGTATAAGGTGACATGGAATAGACACCTGGTAAGTCTTGGATCTCGATTTCCTTGTCTTTTTTCAAAAAACCACTCTTGCGAGCAACCGTGACCCCCGGCCAATTACCAACTCTTTGATTGGAACCTGTTAAAAGATTAAAAAGACTTGTTTTACCACTATTAGGATTACCTATTAAAGCTATTTTTTTCATTTACTATCTCATCTTCTATCTTAAAAACACTAATAAGTTGAGCCTCTGATTTACGAATACTGAGTTCATACCCTCGTAAACTAATTTCCAGTGGATCTCCTAAAGGTGCCACTTTTCTCAAATGAATCTTTGTTCCTTTGGTTAAGCCCATATCCATTAAACGGCGTTTAATAGCTTTATTGGCATAAATGCCTTCTATAAAAGCATAATCAGAAACCTTTAACTCTGATAAAGCAACTGTTTTATCTATTCCTTGTGTTGGTATAACATCAATAGCATCTAAGACAGTGTAATCAAAAGCTAAACGACTAGATAAAAGCATGATAATAGCATTTTCTTTTGTCTTTGATAATAACTTAAGACTCGTATCTTTTTTTAATCCTAAATTAGCAAGATGCCTCTGATAATCTGACGGTAAATCAACTGATAAAATAAGGTAAGAAACACCAATTTCTGCTTCTGATAACTTCATCAAACAACCTCTTTTTTCATAAATGATTAAACAATTCACTTTTTTTAACTTTATTCATTATATCACAACTTATTTAACAGAAAGAAAATAATCTTTT
Protein-coding sequences here:
- a CDS encoding ferrous iron transport protein A, whose protein sequence is MKLSEAEIGVSYLILSVDLPSDYQRHLANLGLKKDTSLKLLSKTKENAIIMLLSSRLAFDYTVLDAIDVIPTQGIDKTVALSELKVSDYAFIEGIYANKAIKRRLMDMGLTKGTKIHLRKVAPLGDPLEISLRGYELSIRKSEAQLISVFKIEDEIVNEKNSFNR
- the feoB gene encoding ferrous iron transport protein B, with translation MKKIALIGNPNSGKTSLFNLLTGSNQRVGNWPGVTVARKSGFLKKDKEIEIQDLPGVYSMSPYTPEEKIARDYLLSGDSQLIINLVDATNLERSLYLTLQLIEIGLPMILALNMSDILASSGKQINCDKLSYQLGIPVIAISALKKTGLDHLLTTSKHLLSNSKKSPQFPVYDQRLEVALSQIEALIEDKTLLGASRFNGIKLFEQDPLVLESVSLSTESKAEIRDIISITESIFFEDAETIIINQRYQLIERICQLAQVTENHFELQLSDKIDRIVTNRFLALPIFALTMFGVYFLSIQTIGTLGTDWVNDVVFGHYIPQTVEGILSYLKVEQWLQSLLLDGIIAGVGAVVGFVPQIFVLFICLGILEDIGYMSRIAFIMDRFFRRFGLSGKSFIPMLIATGCGVPAIMASRTIENERDRRITIMTTTFMPCSAKLSIIALIAGAFFPSNPMIAPSAYFIGIATIVFSGIALKKTRMLGGVTSPFIMELPAYHLPNLLTVLRYALGKAWSFVKRAGTIIFVCTILIWFMSSYNLRFEAVETDKSILASLGHLLSWLFIPLGFGNWRATVATATGLLAKETVVATFGILYHQNDATETSKALWSSLQADYSWLSAYSFLVFNLLCAPCFAAIGAIKREMNHLRWSLVAIVFQTGLAYVISLIIYQLGLLLLGKPVTVFSVVAMLSLLSLIYFVLRPSKSEMPTVINLEELKKMSSEK